In Mucilaginibacter celer, one DNA window encodes the following:
- a CDS encoding SusE domain-containing protein yields the protein MKKIFTTILAIGGIALLMLASCKKDETKVVANVGKVGALTSTTTTPELSKPNAANDAVTFSWAATSVTGYKAPITYTVQVDVKGNNFKNAREVSTDKLTQTLKVGVLNDMLIALKLSYNDPSQVEVRIKSSAAPNLAATYSNVVTLTVLPYQGTGYIYAPGAYQGWEPKTADSLISPNNDGVYDANIGFAAGKLEFKLTPKRTWDVSWGNAGGGNISTAKGDNLSVPSPGYYAIHVVIDQNDKSKGTFTATQQFWSIIGDATPNGWGGDTDMAYDADAKTWSVTSTLIGGKEMKFRFNHDWGVNLGGPLGALTNGGDNIKITSDGTYRIVLDANAKTCTITKL from the coding sequence ATGAAAAAAATATTTACCACGATTTTGGCAATAGGCGGCATAGCGCTGCTGATGCTGGCATCATGTAAAAAGGATGAAACAAAGGTTGTAGCAAACGTTGGCAAGGTAGGTGCTTTAACATCAACCACAACAACTCCTGAGTTATCAAAACCAAATGCCGCTAATGATGCTGTAACCTTTAGCTGGGCTGCTACGTCAGTAACCGGCTACAAAGCTCCTATTACTTATACTGTACAGGTAGACGTAAAAGGAAACAATTTTAAAAACGCGAGGGAAGTTAGTACCGATAAACTTACTCAAACGCTAAAAGTAGGTGTGCTAAACGATATGCTTATCGCTTTGAAGTTATCATATAACGATCCATCGCAGGTTGAGGTACGTATCAAATCATCGGCGGCACCAAACCTTGCAGCAACTTACTCAAATGTGGTTACTTTAACCGTATTGCCATACCAGGGCACAGGCTACATTTATGCCCCCGGTGCTTATCAAGGTTGGGAACCAAAAACTGCCGATAGCCTGATCTCGCCTAATAACGATGGTGTTTATGATGCAAACATTGGCTTTGCGGCTGGTAAACTGGAGTTTAAACTTACCCCAAAAAGAACCTGGGATGTTTCATGGGGTAACGCAGGCGGCGGAAATATTTCGACAGCGAAAGGTGATAACCTTTCAGTACCTTCTCCTGGCTACTATGCTATACACGTTGTTATCGATCAAAACGATAAATCAAAAGGCACATTTACAGCAACACAACAGTTTTGGAGTATTATTGGTGATGCCACACCTAACGGATGGGGAGGCGACACAGATATGGCTTACGACGCCGATGCCAAAACATGGAGTGTTACATCAACGCTAATTGGAGGCAAAGAAATGAAGTTCAGGTTTAACCACGATTGGGGAGTTAACTTAGGGGGCCCACTCGGCGCGCTTACCAATGGAGGAGATAACATCAAAATAACATCAGACGGCACGTATCGCATTGTACTTGACGCTAATGCCAAAACATGCACTATAACTAAGCTGTAA
- a CDS encoding citrate synthase: MAQTAQLILDDKTFELPVIEGTEGEKAIDISKLRDQTGYVTLDIGYKNTGATKSAITFLDGEQGILKYRGYPIEQLAEKSSFIEVAYLLIYGELPTEEKLKAFQYELSRHTLVHEDMKKFFDGFPSKSHPMGQLSSLVSALSAFYPESLKPSQTNEELNQSIIKMIAKMATVVSWIYKKSLGHPVIYPQNKYDYVTNFLHMTFGQRTEEVTIDPVVIDAMNKLLILHADHEQNCSASTVRIVGSSDSNIYASVSAGISALWGPLHGGANQAVIEMLEKIKEDGGDTDKWIAKAKDKNDPFRLMGFGHRVYKNFDPRAKIIKKACDDILEKLGINDEVLEIAKKLEEVALKDPYFVERKLYPNVDFYSGIIYRALGFPTDMFTVLFALGRLPGWIAQWKEMKENKEPIGRPRQIYVGATSKDYVEIANR, translated from the coding sequence ATGGCTCAAACAGCACAACTAATACTTGATGATAAAACATTCGAGCTGCCGGTAATTGAGGGCACTGAAGGTGAAAAGGCAATCGATATTTCTAAGCTTCGCGATCAAACAGGTTATGTTACCCTCGATATCGGGTACAAAAATACAGGCGCTACCAAAAGCGCCATTACTTTTTTAGATGGAGAGCAGGGCATACTTAAATATCGCGGTTACCCGATTGAACAATTGGCCGAAAAATCATCATTTATTGAAGTTGCTTATTTGCTGATTTATGGCGAATTGCCAACTGAAGAAAAACTGAAGGCATTTCAATACGAGTTAAGCCGCCATACGCTGGTACACGAGGATATGAAGAAATTTTTTGATGGTTTCCCGTCAAAATCTCACCCGATGGGGCAGCTGTCATCATTGGTATCGGCTTTATCAGCTTTTTATCCCGAATCATTAAAACCATCGCAAACCAACGAAGAGCTTAACCAAAGCATCATTAAAATGATTGCTAAAATGGCTACCGTGGTTTCATGGATCTATAAAAAATCATTAGGTCACCCGGTTATCTATCCTCAAAATAAATACGATTACGTTACCAACTTCCTACACATGACCTTTGGTCAGCGTACAGAAGAGGTTACTATTGATCCGGTAGTGATTGATGCTATGAACAAGCTGTTAATTTTACATGCCGATCATGAGCAAAACTGTTCAGCTTCAACTGTACGTATTGTAGGCTCGTCGGATTCTAATATCTACGCTTCTGTTTCTGCCGGAATCTCTGCCCTTTGGGGACCGCTGCATGGTGGTGCCAACCAGGCCGTAATTGAAATGCTGGAAAAAATTAAAGAAGACGGTGGTGATACTGATAAATGGATTGCCAAAGCAAAAGATAAAAACGATCCTTTCCGCCTGATGGGCTTTGGTCACCGTGTTTACAAAAACTTTGATCCCCGTGCTAAAATCATTAAAAAAGCCTGTGATGATATCTTAGAGAAATTAGGCATTAACGATGAGGTGCTGGAAATAGCCAAAAAACTGGAAGAAGTGGCTTTAAAGGATCCCTACTTTGTTGAGCGTAAACTTTACCCTAACGTTGATTTTTACTCGGGTATTATTTACCGCGCCTTAGGCTTCCCTACAGACATGTTTACCGTATTGTTTGCCCTTGGCCGCCTGCCGGGATGGATTGCCCAATGGAAAGAAATGAAAGAGAACAAAGAACCTATTGGGCGCCCGCGCCAGATTTATGTTGGCGCAACCTCTAAAGATTATGTGGAAATAGCTAACAGGTAG
- a CDS encoding ABC transporter permease, producing the protein MIFLKLLRESFLFAGDALRQNKTRTFLSLLGVTIGIFTIIAVKSAVDTLRNNLQHSVDKLGNNSIYVQKWPWVGGSDFPWWKYLQRPESDLRDFNELSRRITTAEALSYEINIDNRTIKYKSNTVEGAQVDAASQDHDKTWNFDFESGRYFTEIESKTGAPITNIGYDIAQNLFPDGDAIGKQIKVMGRYVTIVGVFSKQGKDMLGISTDKEVLLPLNFARNLIDIQSSRYGPAIIVRGKKGIPTDDVESEIKGLMRSIRRLRPGAEDNFSLNRTTMITQQLDELFGIVNKGGFIIGLFSVLVGGFGIANIMFVSVKERTNIIGIQKSLGAKNYFILLQFLIESVLLCLAGGLIGLFFVYLGTLIVKAAADIQVILDAANIATGLSYSIIIGVIAGIIPAYSASRLDPVEAIRTN; encoded by the coding sequence ATAAAACACGCACGTTTTTATCACTGTTGGGAGTAACCATCGGTATTTTTACCATTATAGCGGTAAAATCGGCAGTGGATACTTTGCGTAACAACCTGCAGCACAGTGTGGATAAACTGGGTAATAACAGTATTTACGTACAAAAATGGCCCTGGGTTGGCGGCAGCGACTTCCCCTGGTGGAAGTACCTGCAACGCCCCGAATCTGATTTGCGCGATTTTAACGAACTGTCGCGCCGCATCACAACAGCCGAAGCTTTATCCTACGAGATCAATATCGATAACCGCACCATCAAATATAAAAGTAATACAGTAGAAGGCGCGCAGGTTGATGCCGCATCGCAGGATCACGACAAAACCTGGAACTTTGATTTTGAAAGCGGGCGCTATTTTACCGAAATCGAGTCAAAAACCGGCGCGCCGATTACCAATATCGGTTATGATATAGCTCAAAACCTGTTTCCGGATGGTGATGCCATCGGTAAACAGATTAAGGTAATGGGCCGTTATGTAACTATTGTAGGCGTATTCTCCAAGCAGGGTAAAGATATGTTGGGCATCTCTACCGATAAGGAAGTATTGCTTCCGCTTAACTTTGCCCGCAACTTAATTGATATTCAAAGTTCAAGATACGGCCCGGCAATAATTGTACGGGGTAAAAAAGGCATTCCTACAGATGATGTGGAAAGCGAGATTAAAGGCCTGATGCGCTCTATTCGCAGGCTAAGGCCGGGGGCCGAAGATAATTTTTCGCTCAACCGCACTACCATGATCACCCAGCAGCTCGACGAGCTTTTTGGCATCGTTAATAAAGGCGGTTTTATTATCGGCTTGTTTTCGGTACTGGTGGGTGGTTTTGGGATAGCCAATATCATGTTTGTTTCGGTAAAGGAACGCACCAATATTATCGGCATCCAAAAATCGTTAGGTGCTAAAAACTATTTTATATTATTGCAGTTTTTAATTGAATCGGTATTGCTTTGCCTTGCCGGCGGGTTAATCGGGTTGTTTTTTGTGTATCTGGGTACTTTAATTGTAAAAGCTGCTGCTGATATACAGGTGATACTCGATGCTGCCAACATTGCAACAGGCTTAAGTTATTCAATTATAATAGGAGTGATAGCGGGAATTATCCCGGCCTATTCGGCCTCAAGGCTCGATCCGGTTGAAGCTATCCGCACAAACTAA
- a CDS encoding DUF3347 domain-containing protein encodes MKIIKSLCFLAVIASSACNQPAKQQQETAKAEGVSADTAKTTAATQIADTAAVVKAYIALKDEFLKSDVAGVKTAASALEARLAGIKGCSETAIVAHQITEAGDIKAQRESFLALSKDVVDLVKGGKFKSAPIYVDFCPMADGGKGGYWLSAAKTIENPYFPEHMKECGSVKEQIN; translated from the coding sequence ATGAAAATTATTAAATCACTATGTTTTTTGGCGGTTATTGCCTCATCAGCATGCAATCAACCCGCTAAGCAACAGCAGGAAACCGCCAAAGCAGAGGGTGTTTCTGCCGATACTGCCAAAACAACCGCAGCCACGCAGATAGCGGATACAGCAGCTGTAGTTAAAGCTTACATCGCTCTAAAAGATGAGTTTTTAAAATCGGATGTAGCAGGTGTTAAAACTGCTGCCTCGGCCCTGGAGGCAAGACTGGCCGGTATTAAAGGCTGCTCCGAAACAGCAATTGTAGCACACCAGATAACCGAAGCCGGCGATATCAAAGCCCAGCGTGAATCATTTTTGGCTTTGAGTAAAGATGTGGTAGACCTTGTTAAAGGCGGTAAATTTAAATCGGCACCAATTTATGTTGATTTTTGCCCGATGGCAGATGGAGGTAAAGGCGGCTATTGGCTATCAGCAGCTAAAACCATCGAGAATCCGTATTTTCCTGAACACATGAAGGAGTGCGGATCAGTGAAGGAGCAGATTAATTAA
- a CDS encoding RagB/SusD family nutrient uptake outer membrane protein, with amino-acid sequence MKRNSIKYITVAALIAGGLTSCTKKLDLLPTNDVTSAQVYSNPEGYKKAFAKVYAAYALTGNSGPAGNGDVQGIDEGTSDFFRLMWCAEELSTDEAVVGWGDVGLPDFHSMTWSSSNTFLTGLYYRCMYQITLANDFIRQSSDANLSSRGISGADADKIRQYVAEARFLRAYQYSILMDLFGNPPFVTENDPLGGPLPKQISRKDLFAYIESELKAIDGTLAAPKTNEYGRADKAAAWALLARIYLNAEVYTGTAQYNNAVTYSKKVIDAGYTLIGDYTKLMRADNNLNKNEFILTINYDGLHTQSYGGMTFMTHAPVGGSMNSADFGIAGGWAGLRTTKAFVNLFPDGAGSADKRAQFYTDGQNIDINTISTFTDGYAITKFKNIKIDGTAAQSKDYADVDMPIFRLAEQYLIYAEATTRGGGGDATLALSYVNALRARAYQSATVGKLTALTTDLLLDERGRELYWEGFRRTDLVRYKKFVEATYLWPFKGGSKDGKGVESFRNLYPLPSADVTANPNLKQNTGY; translated from the coding sequence ATGAAAAGAAATTCAATAAAATATATAACTGTAGCAGCTTTAATTGCCGGCGGCCTTACGTCGTGCACTAAAAAGCTCGATCTGCTGCCAACCAACGATGTTACCTCGGCACAGGTTTACAGCAATCCCGAAGGATATAAAAAGGCTTTTGCCAAAGTTTATGCTGCCTATGCATTAACCGGCAACTCGGGCCCGGCAGGTAATGGCGACGTACAGGGTATTGACGAAGGTACATCCGACTTTTTCAGGCTTATGTGGTGCGCCGAAGAGTTATCAACCGACGAGGCTGTTGTTGGCTGGGGCGACGTAGGTTTACCCGACTTTCACAGCATGACCTGGTCATCAAGCAATACTTTCCTTACCGGTTTATATTACCGTTGTATGTATCAAATCACTTTGGCTAATGATTTTATCCGCCAATCATCTGATGCCAATCTCAGCAGCCGTGGTATTAGTGGTGCCGATGCTGATAAAATACGCCAGTATGTTGCCGAAGCTCGTTTTTTAAGGGCTTACCAATATTCTATCCTGATGGATCTGTTTGGCAACCCTCCATTTGTTACCGAAAATGATCCGCTGGGCGGTCCGCTGCCAAAGCAGATCAGTCGTAAAGATTTGTTTGCTTATATTGAAAGTGAACTTAAAGCCATCGACGGTACATTAGCTGCTCCAAAAACAAACGAATACGGCCGTGCCGATAAAGCTGCAGCATGGGCCTTATTAGCGAGGATTTATCTTAACGCCGAAGTTTACACCGGTACCGCCCAATACAACAACGCGGTAACGTATTCAAAAAAAGTGATCGACGCGGGCTATACCCTGATTGGTGACTACACAAAACTAATGCGTGCCGACAACAACCTTAATAAAAACGAATTTATTTTAACCATTAACTACGATGGTCTGCATACGCAAAGCTACGGTGGTATGACCTTCATGACCCACGCCCCTGTTGGCGGCAGCATGAACTCGGCCGATTTTGGCATCGCCGGTGGCTGGGCTGGTTTGCGTACAACAAAAGCCTTTGTAAACCTGTTCCCTGATGGAGCCGGCAGCGCGGATAAGCGTGCGCAGTTTTATACCGATGGTCAAAACATTGATATTAATACCATAAGTACTTTTACCGATGGCTACGCCATAACCAAGTTTAAAAACATTAAAATAGATGGCACCGCTGCACAAAGCAAGGATTATGCGGACGTAGATATGCCAATCTTCCGCCTGGCCGAGCAATACCTTATTTATGCCGAGGCTACAACCCGCGGTGGCGGTGGCGATGCAACTCTGGCCTTAAGTTATGTTAACGCATTAAGGGCACGTGCTTATCAAAGCGCAACCGTTGGCAAATTAACTGCCTTAACTACCGATTTGTTGTTAGATGAACGCGGCCGCGAGCTATATTGGGAAGGCTTCCGCCGTACCGATTTAGTCCGTTACAAAAAGTTTGTTGAGGCTACTTACCTATGGCCATTTAAAGGAGGATCAAAAGATGGTAAAGGCGTTGAAAGCTTCAGGAACCTATACCCATTACCATCAGCCGATGTTACAGCCAACCCTAATTTGAAACAAAATACAGGATATTAA
- a CDS encoding PAS domain-containing hybrid sensor histidine kinase/response regulator — protein MIKKLLNIVSLKGKGLFLIQNDATVYRLLLIGLLIASPSLHYLCSYNSYDPFWLRLISCFFCLAALSFSFLGNKVYYKISVSLTITSFLLINNCILLGKNGFEHVYLFSAITVFIALTLFCKKRLEFVLISEANLAAIVTAYFTAPKLAISPTVLVVLIVIFTLIAYLSFLVVMAYQYQLKSAVDNVMKLNQNLVVNDAELRESRKHLNALINSLNDIIFEFDETKTCINVWFNEMTERPVNPRIAIGKTLDQVVGPEKAEKYDRALNYVIETRKPISIEFDSDFDSGHSFTANFTPIFEQSSGYTGRISASVVDITGQKKYERKLKENEDLLLEAQNIARIGNWWYDHETKETFWSANLNSLLEIENPPEGVSRFQYYISMVHPDDRDDVFEYLNTIRTTPQSKIEHKFITPAGNLKYIRIQRGERKLSANAETRTFGIIQDITEARLADKAVKLSQLELMEAQAIAKIGNWKYDVASRHISWSEELNNIFEHNRQTSSCHRCFVKLLLKHAHPNDRPIIRQMLRSNANTMDSSYEYRIVTPAGHIKHVSIIAGKRLYNEDGSVRKIIGTLQDITERKTAEIDFRTAESKYRQVLETINMAAITIDDNGYVTFCNRYLANLLGYTQTEIIGMNWMDHLIPEDLKDYMKSWFANNAILPHYINPVICRNGERRIINWQNTIFYDENGKIKEVTALGEDITDQEKARQDLIWAKEVAEKSSKFKSEFLSIMSHEIRTPMNAVIGTTNLLLSENPRAEQMDYLNTLKFSGESLLAIINDILDYNKIEAGKLELNHSRFDVQQLIQKIKQQFIHRATEKQLALDVIIDGSIPAELMGDAMRLSQILNNLVSNAIKFTHKGGVTIRLDRDILTESTVSIKFAVTDTGIGISPESFNIVFDPFMQDQQVINNDYGGTGLGLAITKRLVELHKGTISVSSELSKGTTFNFTISFALAPGSDIPAQPAVPMNITDHNLQGLNILVVDDNKMNLMIAAKFLKRWNAQVAEAINGRIAVDMVNANNYDLIIMDLQMPVMDGFEATAVIKVSHPDLPIIALTADAMPETYEKALAAGMVDYLTKPFVPEVLYAKLAKHLKQPAQF, from the coding sequence TTGATTAAAAAATTACTCAACATCGTGTCGCTAAAAGGCAAGGGATTGTTTTTAATCCAAAACGATGCCACCGTTTACCGGCTATTGCTTATAGGCTTATTAATTGCCAGCCCGTCGTTGCATTATCTGTGTTCGTATAACTCGTACGATCCATTCTGGCTTCGTCTTATAAGCTGTTTTTTTTGTTTGGCGGCACTATCCTTTTCTTTTTTAGGTAATAAAGTATACTATAAAATAAGCGTTAGCCTAACCATTACGTCTTTTTTGCTGATAAACAATTGCATTTTATTAGGGAAAAACGGCTTTGAGCATGTATACCTGTTTAGCGCTATAACCGTTTTTATAGCACTTACTCTTTTTTGCAAAAAACGCCTTGAGTTTGTATTAATAAGCGAAGCGAACCTGGCGGCCATTGTAACAGCTTATTTTACCGCGCCAAAACTGGCTATTTCGCCTACTGTGCTTGTAGTGCTTATTGTGATTTTTACATTGATAGCCTACTTATCGTTTTTAGTGGTAATGGCCTACCAGTACCAGTTGAAAAGCGCTGTAGACAACGTAATGAAGCTAAACCAAAACCTTGTTGTTAACGATGCCGAATTACGTGAAAGCCGCAAACACCTCAACGCGCTCATTAACTCGCTTAATGATATCATTTTTGAGTTTGATGAAACCAAAACCTGTATTAATGTTTGGTTTAATGAGATGACCGAGCGGCCCGTTAACCCGCGAATAGCGATAGGTAAAACGCTTGACCAGGTTGTAGGCCCCGAAAAAGCCGAGAAGTACGACAGGGCTTTAAATTATGTGATAGAAACCCGCAAACCGATATCGATAGAGTTTGATTCGGACTTCGATAGCGGTCACTCTTTTACCGCCAATTTTACGCCGATATTTGAACAGTCATCAGGTTATACCGGCCGTATTTCGGCATCGGTTGTTGATATAACCGGGCAAAAGAAATACGAGCGTAAGCTTAAAGAAAATGAGGACTTACTGCTTGAGGCCCAAAATATTGCCCGGATAGGCAACTGGTGGTACGATCATGAAACGAAGGAAACCTTTTGGTCGGCTAACTTAAACTCCTTGCTCGAAATTGAAAACCCACCCGAAGGTGTAAGCAGGTTTCAATATTACATAAGCATGGTACACCCTGATGACAGGGATGATGTTTTTGAATACCTCAATACCATCCGTACTACCCCTCAAAGTAAAATTGAACATAAATTTATTACCCCGGCGGGTAACTTAAAATACATCAGGATTCAACGCGGCGAACGGAAGCTATCGGCCAACGCCGAAACCCGCACTTTTGGTATTATACAGGATATTACCGAAGCCCGGCTGGCCGATAAGGCAGTTAAACTGAGCCAGCTGGAACTGATGGAAGCCCAGGCCATTGCTAAAATTGGCAACTGGAAATACGATGTTGCGTCGAGGCATATTTCATGGTCGGAAGAGTTGAATAACATTTTTGAACATAACCGGCAAACCTCATCATGCCACAGGTGCTTTGTTAAGTTATTGCTGAAGCATGCGCATCCTAACGACAGGCCCATTATAAGGCAAATGCTGCGCAGCAATGCAAACACCATGGATTCATCTTACGAATACCGTATTGTTACTCCAGCCGGCCATATCAAGCATGTTAGCATTATTGCGGGCAAGCGTTTATATAACGAAGACGGCAGTGTACGTAAAATCATCGGTACCTTACAGGATATTACAGAACGTAAAACTGCCGAAATTGATTTCAGAACCGCCGAAAGTAAATACCGCCAGGTGCTGGAAACCATTAACATGGCTGCCATAACGATTGATGATAATGGTTACGTTACCTTCTGCAATAGATACCTGGCCAATTTGTTGGGTTACACCCAAACGGAAATCATCGGGATGAACTGGATGGATCACCTTATTCCGGAAGATTTGAAAGATTACATGAAAAGCTGGTTTGCAAACAATGCCATTTTACCCCATTACATTAATCCGGTTATTTGCCGTAACGGCGAACGGCGTATAATAAACTGGCAAAACACTATATTTTATGATGAAAACGGCAAAATTAAAGAAGTAACTGCACTTGGCGAGGATATAACCGACCAGGAAAAAGCACGGCAGGATTTGATCTGGGCTAAAGAAGTGGCGGAAAAATCATCCAAGTTCAAATCGGAGTTCCTGTCTATCATGAGCCATGAAATCCGTACGCCGATGAACGCGGTAATTGGCACCACCAACCTGCTGCTAAGCGAAAATCCACGGGCCGAACAAATGGACTACCTTAACACGCTCAAATTTTCGGGCGAGAGCTTGCTGGCTATCATCAATGATATTTTAGATTATAACAAAATAGAGGCCGGAAAGCTGGAACTGAATCATTCGCGTTTTGATGTTCAGCAACTCATCCAAAAAATAAAGCAGCAGTTTATTCACCGGGCTACAGAGAAACAGCTTGCACTTGATGTTATTATAGACGGGAGCATCCCAGCCGAACTGATGGGAGATGCTATGAGGCTTAGCCAGATCTTAAACAACCTGGTAAGCAACGCTATAAAATTTACACATAAGGGCGGTGTAACCATAAGGCTTGACAGGGATATACTTACCGAAAGCACCGTAAGCATTAAATTTGCGGTTACCGATACCGGCATTGGCATCTCGCCCGAAAGCTTCAACATCGTTTTTGATCCTTTTATGCAGGATCAGCAGGTAATTAACAATGATTATGGGGGAACCGGGCTTGGTTTGGCCATTACCAAACGCCTGGTTGAACTGCATAAAGGTACCATCTCGGTATCGAGCGAATTGAGCAAAGGCACAACTTTTAATTTTACCATAAGCTTTGCGCTTGCGCCTGGATCGGACATACCTGCACAGCCGGCAGTGCCAATGAATATTACAGATCACAACTTGCAGGGCCTGAATATATTGGTGGTTGATGACAACAAAATGAACCTGATGATAGCCGCCAAGTTTTTAAAACGATGGAATGCGCAGGTGGCCGAAGCTATAAATGGCCGTATTGCTGTTGATATGGTAAACGCCAATAATTATGACCTGATTATTATGGACCTGCAAATGCCCGTTATGGATGGCTTTGAAGCAACCGCAGTTATTAAGGTATCGCATCCCGATTTACCTATTATAGCCCTTACTGCCGATGCCATGCCCGAAACCTACGAAAAAGCCCTGGCAGCCGGTATGGTTGATTATCTGACCAAACCTTTTGTACCCGAGGTGTTATATGCTAAACTGGCAAAACATTTAAAACAACCGGCGCAATTTTGA